In a single window of the Atlantibacter hermannii genome:
- a CDS encoding Trehalase: MKNQSYQNHQRINGYAGLGDYAAIGDGRSVALIAPDGAIDWWCAPNMDSPPLFDRILDASAGGFFQIAPVGDYQTERRYRENSNVLETCFTTASGMVRVTESLNSTFAGRLPWCELARRIECPEGEVELQLTFSPGTAACTRAPWIASSRLGDVVHIGDLMAMLRTPDDMVFTLKDDKRIEGKITLREGDRTLIALLVSQKEPLAVPSMESIDERIDNSDHAWRHWTGNLTYEGKYQPHVHRSALALKFLLYSPTGALAAAPTTSLPEGIGGEKNYDYRYAWIRDACLIIRAFAFIGALAECKAAFSWLTNTILRHEGSLRACYTLDGDIVPDETFLPLEGYMGSQPVRLGNNAQSQQQLSMYGDMLETAFLFVNAGHVLDLATSRLLAQLANECADFWRQDDSGIWELHERRHYTHSKIACWITLDIAICLADEGHIENTWRGAGNVRKRASANGWKPIAGPRQSRPTRFTPGPTDSTPHWGWCGITDSR; encoded by the coding sequence ATGAAAAACCAGTCGTATCAGAATCATCAACGTATCAATGGCTACGCCGGGCTCGGCGATTACGCGGCCATTGGCGACGGACGCTCGGTGGCTCTTATTGCGCCGGACGGCGCAATTGACTGGTGGTGTGCGCCAAATATGGACTCGCCCCCGTTGTTTGACCGCATTCTCGACGCCAGTGCCGGTGGCTTTTTCCAGATAGCCCCGGTCGGCGATTACCAAACCGAGCGCCGCTACCGGGAAAACAGCAACGTGCTGGAAACCTGTTTCACAACAGCGTCCGGCATGGTGCGTGTGACCGAATCCCTGAACAGTACCTTCGCGGGGCGTCTGCCGTGGTGCGAACTGGCGCGGCGTATTGAATGCCCCGAGGGGGAAGTGGAACTGCAATTAACCTTTTCGCCGGGCACGGCCGCCTGCACCCGTGCGCCGTGGATCGCGTCATCGCGTCTGGGTGACGTCGTACACATCGGCGATTTAATGGCGATGCTACGCACGCCTGACGATATGGTCTTCACGCTGAAAGATGATAAGCGCATCGAAGGGAAAATCACCCTGCGTGAAGGCGACCGCACGCTCATCGCGTTGCTGGTAAGCCAGAAAGAGCCGCTGGCGGTACCCTCAATGGAATCCATTGACGAGCGTATCGACAACAGCGATCACGCCTGGCGTCACTGGACCGGGAATCTGACTTACGAGGGGAAATACCAACCTCATGTCCATCGTTCGGCGCTGGCGCTGAAATTTCTGCTCTATTCCCCCACCGGTGCTCTCGCGGCGGCCCCGACAACCTCCCTGCCGGAAGGTATCGGCGGAGAGAAAAATTATGACTACCGTTACGCCTGGATCCGCGACGCCTGCCTGATTATTCGCGCCTTCGCGTTTATCGGGGCGCTGGCAGAGTGCAAGGCGGCATTTTCATGGCTGACTAACACTATCCTGCGCCATGAAGGGTCGCTGCGGGCCTGTTATACCCTTGACGGCGATATCGTGCCGGACGAGACATTCCTGCCGCTGGAAGGTTATATGGGCTCCCAGCCGGTGCGGCTTGGCAACAATGCGCAAAGCCAGCAGCAGCTCAGCATGTATGGCGATATGCTGGAAACCGCGTTTTTGTTCGTCAACGCCGGGCATGTGCTGGATCTGGCCACTTCCCGTTTGCTGGCCCAGCTTGCCAACGAGTGCGCGGATTTTTGGCGTCAGGATGATTCCGGCATCTGGGAACTGCACGAACGACGGCATTACACCCATTCGAAAATCGCCTGCTGGATCACGCTGGATATCGCCATCTGCCTGGCGGATGAAGGCCATATCGAGAATACCTGGCGGGGCGCTGGGAACGTGAGAAAGCGCGCATCAGCGAATGGGTGGAAACCCATTGCTGGTCCCCGACAAAGCAGGCCTACACGTTTTACGCCGGGACCGACCGACTCGACGCCGCACTGGGGCTGGTGTGGTATTACGGACTCAAGGTAA
- the yghA_1 gene encoding oxidoreductase, whose protein sequence is MQFGESAPLGRPGQPAEIAPLYVTFASDECSFTSGQVWCSDGGTGTH, encoded by the coding sequence ATGCAGTTTGGCGAGTCCGCCCCACTGGGACGCCCGGGTCAGCCTGCTGAAATCGCGCCGTTGTATGTGACTTTCGCATCGGATGAATGCTCATTTACCTCCGGCCAGGTGTGGTGTTCAGACGGCGGCACAGGAACACACTAA
- the yghA_2 gene encoding oxidoreductase: MNPLKTSPPQAFDDTFKTNVYAPFWITKAAVRHLQEGAVIINTSSVQAFKPSEILLDYAQTKACNVAFTRALAKQLGKKGIRVNAVAPGPYWTPLQSSGGNRKRK; the protein is encoded by the coding sequence GTGAATCCATTGAAGACCTCACCACCCCAGGCCTTTGACGACACCTTCAAAACCAATGTGTACGCCCCGTTCTGGATCACCAAAGCCGCCGTGCGCCATCTTCAGGAAGGCGCGGTGATCATCAATACCTCGTCCGTTCAGGCCTTTAAGCCCAGCGAAATTCTGCTGGATTATGCCCAGACCAAAGCCTGTAACGTGGCCTTTACCAGAGCGCTGGCGAAGCAGCTGGGGAAAAAAGGTATTCGCGTCAATGCCGTTGCGCCAGGGCCATACTGGACGCCATTGCAGTCAAGCGGCGGCAACCGCAAGAGAAAGTGA
- the yghA_3 gene encoding oxidoreductase, with the protein MINDKKHLHYPRPPFVEQPQKAPGLASEMKPIPDHGETSYIGSGKLAGKKALITGGDSGIGRAVAIAYAREGADVAINYLPEEETDAAAVIALITAEGRKAIAIPGDIRSEAFCQQLVEQAVQQLGGLGYSGE; encoded by the coding sequence ATGATTAACGACAAAAAGCACCTTCACTATCCACGCCCCCCGTTTGTGGAACAACCGCAAAAAGCGCCGGGCCTGGCGTCGGAAATGAAGCCAATACCCGATCATGGTGAAACCAGTTATATCGGCTCGGGTAAACTGGCAGGGAAAAAAGCATTAATTACCGGTGGCGATTCCGGTATTGGACGCGCAGTCGCCATCGCTTATGCACGTGAAGGTGCGGATGTCGCGATTAATTATCTGCCGGAAGAAGAAACCGATGCGGCGGCAGTCATTGCATTAATTACCGCTGAAGGAAGAAAAGCCATCGCTATTCCTGGCGATATTCGTTCCGAAGCCTTCTGTCAGCAGCTGGTTGAGCAGGCAGTTCAACAATTAGGCGGTCTGGGATATTCTGGTGAATAA
- the spr_1 gene encoding lipoprotein, translated as MFKIVSFIFLALISQASFAAHFPASFYLASHPHPFSAHDTFIARDMTNQLLKTRLLQQYADWKGTRYHMGGSSHRGVDCSALMQHLFAESMALSLPRTTAEQMRRGKAVSREELKPGDLVFFQTGRRQRHVGVFIGGDEFIHASTSEGVTISSLNNEYWRTHYQAARRVAVKPVG; from the coding sequence ATGTTTAAAATCGTATCTTTCATATTTTTGGCGCTTATTTCACAGGCCTCTTTTGCAGCGCATTTCCCGGCCTCTTTTTATTTAGCTTCGCATCCTCATCCTTTTTCTGCGCACGATACCTTTATTGCGCGCGATATGACCAACCAGTTACTCAAAACGCGTTTATTACAACAATACGCCGACTGGAAAGGGACCCGGTACCATATGGGAGGGAGTAGCCATCGCGGAGTGGATTGCTCGGCCCTGATGCAACACCTGTTTGCTGAATCAATGGCGCTTTCCTTGCCGCGTACCACCGCTGAACAAATGCGCCGGGGTAAGGCCGTCTCCCGCGAGGAATTAAAGCCAGGAGACCTGGTGTTTTTCCAGACGGGTCGCCGCCAGCGCCATGTTGGGGTATTTATTGGCGGGGATGAATTTATTCACGCCTCAACAAGCGAGGGCGTTACGATCTCATCGCTGAATAATGAATACTGGCGCACGCATTATCAGGCCGCCCGCCGCGTTGCGGTAAAACCGGTGGGTTAA
- the acpT gene encoding holo-(acyl carrier protein) synthase 2, whose amino-acid sequence MVRLIVGQISALSAPATVARWLPADVVAAAPDGPRRNSWLAGRIMLAAHCPEESLQALTFNHQGKPAFTRPDAPCFNISHSGDEIVLGIDAIAPVGVDIEILRPRSAWRRIARDYFGEAEVLRLLALPEDEQLSAFWHGWTLREAVLKQRGGSVWEMSTLDISPDALAAHGLHTCWHRHEARLIAVCAAHPFQVTVLTMTGD is encoded by the coding sequence ATGGTGAGGCTGATTGTCGGTCAGATTTCTGCGCTGAGCGCGCCTGCTACCGTGGCGCGCTGGCTGCCTGCTGACGTTGTCGCCGCTGCGCCGGACGGGCCGCGTCGCAATAGCTGGCTCGCCGGGCGGATCATGCTGGCGGCGCACTGCCCGGAAGAAAGTTTGCAAGCGCTCACTTTTAATCACCAGGGTAAACCCGCTTTCACCCGTCCCGACGCCCCCTGTTTTAACATCAGCCACAGCGGCGATGAAATTGTGCTGGGGATTGACGCGATCGCCCCTGTGGGTGTGGATATTGAAATCCTGCGTCCGCGCAGCGCGTGGCGGCGTATTGCCCGGGACTATTTTGGCGAGGCGGAGGTGTTACGCCTGTTGGCCCTGCCTGAGGATGAACAGCTGTCTGCTTTCTGGCACGGCTGGACGCTGCGGGAAGCGGTGCTGAAACAGCGCGGCGGCAGCGTATGGGAGATGTCGACGCTGGATATTTCCCCGGACGCGCTCGCCGCGCATGGCCTGCATACCTGCTGGCATCGCCATGAGGCGCGGCTTATCGCCGTGTGCGCCGCACATCCGTTTCAAGTGACTGTGCTGACGATGACGGGCGATTAA
- the fabF_1 gene encoding putative beta-ketoacyl synthase, giving the protein MTAFGETWQQVAARLKQGENAVRAMPEWQVYDGLHTLLGAPIDDFSLPAHYTRKRIRSMGRVSLMSTRATELALEQAGLIGEEVLTNGETGIAYGSSTGSTGPVSEFATMLTEKHTNNITGTTYVQMMPHTTAVNTGLFFGLKGRVIPTSSACTSGSQAIGYAWEAIRHGYQTVMVAGGAEELCPSEAAVFDTLFATSQRNDAPKTTPSPFDKNRDGLVIGEGAGTLILEELEHAKARGATIYGEIISFATNCDAAHITQPQRETMQICIEKALKMADLAPADIGYISAHGTATDRGDIAESLATAALFGTHTPISSLKSYFGHTLGACGALEAWMSLEMMREGWFAPTLNLTQPDEQCGELDYIMGEPRAVDCEFLQSNNFAFGGINTSLVIRRWP; this is encoded by the coding sequence GTGACCGCTTTCGGTGAAACCTGGCAACAGGTGGCCGCCCGGCTTAAACAGGGCGAAAACGCGGTGCGCGCGATGCCGGAATGGCAGGTCTACGACGGTCTGCACACATTACTGGGCGCGCCGATAGACGATTTCAGTTTGCCCGCGCATTACACCCGTAAACGTATCCGCTCTATGGGCCGCGTCTCACTGATGTCGACACGCGCAACCGAGCTGGCGCTTGAGCAGGCAGGCTTAATTGGTGAGGAGGTACTCACTAACGGAGAGACCGGAATTGCTTATGGCTCCTCCACTGGCAGCACCGGGCCGGTAAGCGAATTTGCCACCATGCTGACCGAGAAGCACACCAATAACATTACCGGCACCACCTATGTGCAGATGATGCCGCACACCACGGCAGTGAATACCGGGCTGTTTTTCGGCCTGAAGGGCCGGGTGATCCCCACGTCCAGCGCCTGCACGTCCGGCAGCCAGGCGATTGGCTACGCCTGGGAAGCGATTCGCCACGGCTACCAGACGGTGATGGTGGCGGGCGGCGCCGAAGAATTGTGTCCGTCGGAAGCGGCGGTGTTCGATACGCTGTTCGCCACCAGCCAGCGCAACGATGCGCCGAAAACCACGCCGTCGCCGTTCGATAAAAACCGCGATGGTCTGGTGATTGGCGAAGGCGCGGGCACGCTGATTCTGGAGGAGCTGGAACACGCTAAAGCACGCGGCGCGACGATTTACGGGGAAATTATCAGTTTTGCCACCAACTGCGATGCGGCGCATATTACCCAGCCTCAACGGGAAACCATGCAGATCTGCATTGAAAAGGCGCTGAAAATGGCGGACCTTGCACCGGCTGATATCGGTTATATCAGCGCTCACGGCACGGCGACGGATCGCGGTGATATCGCCGAAAGCCTCGCAACCGCCGCGCTGTTCGGTACACATACACCCATCTCATCCCTGAAAAGCTACTTTGGGCATACTCTCGGTGCATGCGGTGCGCTGGAAGCCTGGATGAGCCTGGAGATGATGCGTGAAGGCTGGTTCGCTCCCACCCTGAATCTGACGCAGCCCGACGAGCAATGCGGCGAGCTGGATTACATCATGGGCGAACCGCGGGCGGTGGATTGCGAGTTTTTGCAGAGCAATAACTTCGCTTTTGGCGGCATTAATACCTCGCTGGTCATCCGCCGCTGGCCGTAA
- the fabG_2 gene encoding putative short chain dehydrogenase, translating into MSRSVLVTGASKGIGRAIAVKLAADGFTVGVHYHRDEAGAQETLAQVIAAGGQGRLLCFDVGNREQCRTVIEQDIEANGAWYGVVSNAGIARDGAFPALSDEDWDGVIHTNLDSFYNVIQPCVMPMIGLRSGGRIITLSSVSGIMGNRGQVNYSAAKAGIIGATKALAIELAKRKITVNCIAPGLIDTGMIDMEEAALKEAMSIIPMKRMGQAEEVAGLASYLMSDIAGYVTRQVISVNGGML; encoded by the coding sequence ATGAGTCGTTCAGTTCTGGTCACCGGGGCCAGCAAAGGCATTGGCCGGGCTATCGCCGTTAAACTGGCTGCAGATGGGTTTACCGTCGGCGTGCACTACCATCGCGATGAGGCAGGCGCGCAGGAAACGCTGGCGCAGGTTATCGCGGCGGGCGGTCAGGGCCGTCTGCTCTGCTTCGACGTCGGCAACCGCGAGCAGTGCCGCACGGTGATTGAACAGGATATCGAGGCCAATGGCGCGTGGTATGGCGTGGTGAGCAATGCCGGTATCGCACGCGATGGCGCTTTCCCGGCGCTGAGTGACGAGGACTGGGACGGGGTTATCCATACCAATCTCGACAGTTTCTATAACGTCATCCAGCCCTGCGTCATGCCCATGATCGGCCTGCGTAGCGGCGGGCGCATTATCACGCTGTCTTCAGTGTCCGGGATCATGGGCAACCGTGGTCAGGTGAACTACAGCGCCGCCAAAGCCGGGATTATCGGGGCGACCAAAGCGCTGGCGATTGAACTGGCGAAACGCAAAATTACCGTTAACTGCATCGCGCCCGGCCTGATCGATACCGGGATGATTGACATGGAAGAAGCGGCGCTGAAAGAGGCGATGAGCATTATCCCGATGAAACGGATGGGCCAGGCGGAGGAAGTGGCCGGGCTCGCCAGCTATCTGATGTCGGATATTGCCGGTTACGTCACCCGCCAGGTTATTTCTGTAAACGGAGGCATGCTATGA
- a CDS encoding putative dehydratase, producing the protein MNGYLTPGDYLPHEAPMVLLEQVLDVSADSARCRVTLSADGVLAPFLDDQGCLPVWYALELMAQTVGVWSGWHRHQQGEKRISLGMVLGARDLDCKVDAFPADATLDIAVHLLMQDSRFGSFEATISHQQQPVATGRINTFQPDDAELAQLFNQESPQ; encoded by the coding sequence ATGAACGGTTACCTTACTCCAGGTGATTATTTACCCCATGAAGCACCGATGGTATTGCTGGAACAGGTGCTGGACGTCAGTGCCGACAGCGCCCGTTGCCGGGTGACCCTCAGTGCGGACGGCGTACTGGCGCCGTTTCTGGATGATCAGGGCTGTCTGCCGGTGTGGTATGCGCTGGAGCTGATGGCGCAAACTGTCGGCGTCTGGTCCGGCTGGCATCGCCACCAGCAGGGCGAAAAGCGGATTTCCCTGGGTATGGTTCTCGGCGCACGGGATCTGGACTGCAAAGTCGACGCTTTCCCCGCCGACGCCACGCTGGATATCGCGGTGCATTTGCTGATGCAGGACAGCCGGTTCGGCAGCTTCGAGGCGACGATTAGCCACCAGCAACAGCCCGTCGCGACGGGACGCATTAATACTTTTCAGCCGGATGACGCTGAATTAGCACAGTTATTTAATCAGGAATCACCACAATGA
- the fabF_2 gene encoding 3-oxoacyl-ACP synthase, with product MIYISAIGMVNALGNTLDEIARQLTLGIAPGMKPRQGWLINGGEAVLGGVEGELPAIPAHLAAHRSRNNQLLLAALAQIQPQVDDAIARYGSERVAVILGTSTSGLDEGDRFVSHHHHSERDGNWHYYQQELGDPSRFLSQYLDLAGPAYTLSTACSSSARAIISGRRLIEAGLVDVAIVGGADSLSRMPVNGFDSLEAFSPKLCQPFARERCGITIGEAAGLLLLTREPQPLALLGVGESSDAFHISAPHPEGEGAIRAINQALQDAGLTPQDIGYINLHGTATPLNDQIESKVINAIFGDTTPCSSTKPLTGHTLGAAGVTEAALSALMLLRGLDMPAQDFRHATPDDSLPPCGLLHAPAPLPRPVILSNSFAFGGNNASLIIGRR from the coding sequence ATGATTTATATCTCTGCTATCGGCATGGTTAACGCGTTGGGCAATACGCTCGACGAGATCGCCCGTCAGCTTACGCTCGGCATCGCGCCGGGCATGAAACCGCGCCAGGGCTGGCTGATTAACGGCGGCGAGGCGGTACTGGGCGGCGTGGAGGGCGAACTGCCCGCCATTCCCGCGCATCTGGCGGCCCACCGCTCCCGCAATAACCAGCTGCTGCTGGCGGCGCTGGCGCAAATCCAGCCGCAGGTGGATGACGCGATTGCCCGCTACGGTAGCGAACGCGTGGCGGTGATCCTCGGCACCAGCACTTCCGGTCTGGACGAGGGCGATCGGTTTGTAAGTCATCACCATCACAGCGAACGTGACGGTAACTGGCATTATTACCAGCAGGAGCTGGGCGACCCGTCGCGCTTCCTGAGCCAGTATCTCGATCTCGCCGGCCCGGCTTACACGCTTTCCACCGCCTGTTCTTCCAGCGCCCGCGCCATTATCAGCGGTCGCCGCCTGATTGAAGCCGGGCTGGTGGACGTGGCGATAGTCGGGGGAGCAGATTCGCTCAGCCGCATGCCGGTGAACGGTTTTGACAGCCTCGAAGCTTTTTCCCCTAAACTCTGCCAGCCCTTCGCCCGCGAACGGTGCGGCATCACCATTGGCGAAGCGGCAGGGCTGCTGTTGCTTACCCGCGAGCCGCAGCCGCTGGCGCTGTTGGGCGTGGGCGAATCCAGCGACGCGTTTCATATTTCCGCGCCGCACCCCGAAGGCGAAGGGGCGATCCGGGCGATTAACCAGGCATTGCAGGACGCCGGATTAACGCCGCAGGATATCGGCTATATCAATCTGCACGGTACCGCGACGCCGCTTAACGATCAGATTGAATCGAAAGTGATTAACGCCATTTTCGGCGATACCACGCCGTGCAGCTCCACCAAGCCGTTAACCGGGCACACTCTGGGCGCGGCGGGCGTGACCGAAGCGGCACTGAGCGCGTTGATGTTGCTGCGCGGACTGGATATGCCCGCCCAGGACTTCCGTCACGCCACCCCTGACGACAGCCTCCCGCCGTGTGGCCTTCTGCACGCCCCTGCGCCATTGCCCCGGCCGGTTATCCTGTCGAACTCTTTCGCGTTCGGCGGTAATAACGCCAGTCTGATAATCGGGAGACGTTGA
- a CDS encoding putative lipoprotein, translating to MKQTIWRAGLLLAVLWLTGCSHSAPDETRPQAWLKPGVQVTLPPPGITPAVSAQQLLTGRFNGQTQSLLVMLNADAQKLTLAGLSSVGIRLFLLTYDQTGLHTEQSIVVPQLPPASQVLADVMLSHWPLAAWQTQLPKGWTLRDIGDRRELRDPSGEPITEITYLTRNGKRVPIAIEQHAFHYHITIQYLGD from the coding sequence ATGAAACAGACTATCTGGCGCGCGGGCCTGCTGCTTGCGGTACTGTGGCTTACGGGATGCAGCCATTCCGCACCCGATGAAACGCGCCCTCAGGCCTGGCTGAAGCCGGGGGTGCAGGTGACCCTTCCGCCACCGGGCATTACCCCGGCGGTGAGCGCTCAGCAACTGCTGACCGGCCGCTTTAACGGGCAAACCCAGTCGCTGCTGGTGATGTTGAACGCCGATGCGCAAAAGCTCACCCTGGCCGGGCTGTCATCGGTGGGCATTCGCCTGTTTTTGCTGACCTACGACCAGACGGGGCTCCACACCGAGCAGTCGATAGTGGTGCCGCAACTGCCTCCCGCCAGCCAGGTGCTGGCTGACGTGATGCTCAGCCACTGGCCGCTGGCGGCCTGGCAAACGCAGTTGCCGAAAGGCTGGACCCTGCGCGATATCGGCGACCGTCGTGAGTTGCGCGACCCCAGCGGCGAACCGATCACGGAAATCACCTACCTGACGCGAAACGGCAAACGCGTGCCGATCGCGATAGAGCAGCATGCGTTCCATTACCACATCACCATTCAATACCTTGGTGACTGA
- a CDS encoding putative transporter, with the protein MTNVNVSLSKPRRGGALIWLAVCLLLAAALAALLPGARINSSVLALLPGQSMGAVPPALNDGFMQRLDQQLVWMISPGKQADPAPAQRYLDLLRQQPALAKVGGPVDAAAQQAWGEFFFQHRNGSLDSATRARLQNGGQAQAQWILSQIYSAFSGVSGKELQHDPLMLVRGAQMNLAQNASHLRLLNGWLVAQDAQGNYWYLLHGELAGSSFDMQQTHRMVEALGDLNTQLKREYPQAQVLARGTLFYSDYASQQAKHDVSTLGVATVLGVMLLIVAVFRSLTPLLLCLLSVGIGALAGCVSVLLAFGELHVMTLVMSMSIIGISADYTLYYLTERMVHGAEMTPWQSLVKVRKALLMALLTTVAAYLIMMLAPFPGIRQMALFAAAGLSASCLTVIFWHPWLCRRLPVRPVPGMVWLMRWLAAWRRNNALRIGLPVALAVLSLTGMALLKVNDDIAQLQALPADILAQEKTITALTGQGVDQKWFVVYGDNPEQTLQRLEAFTPLLAQAKEQRLIESWRQIPLNSLARQQQDVALIEQSVPAVREALSQAGIALTTPDIRPMQVTPSQWLNSPVSEGWRLMWITLKDGQSGVLVPVNGVRSSDALNQLTEKASGVVWVDRKARFDSLFAMYRTLLGGLLGVALLIIALGAVARLGLRKGAISLVPSLLSLSTGLAVLAFTGHSLNLFSLLALVLVLGIGINYTLFFSNPRGTPLTSLLAVSVAMITTLLTLGMLVFSNTQAIASFGIVLCSGIFTAFLLSPLAMPDRKERKKR; encoded by the coding sequence ATGACGAACGTCAACGTTTCGCTTTCTAAGCCCCGGCGTGGCGGCGCGCTGATCTGGCTGGCGGTCTGTCTGCTGTTGGCGGCGGCGCTGGCGGCGCTGTTGCCAGGCGCGCGGATCAACAGTTCGGTGCTGGCGCTGCTGCCGGGCCAGAGCATGGGCGCGGTGCCGCCTGCGCTTAACGACGGCTTTATGCAACGCCTCGACCAACAGCTGGTGTGGATGATCAGTCCGGGTAAACAGGCCGATCCTGCGCCCGCACAGCGCTATCTGGATTTGTTGCGCCAGCAACCGGCGCTGGCGAAAGTCGGCGGCCCGGTGGATGCCGCCGCACAGCAGGCGTGGGGCGAGTTCTTTTTTCAACACCGCAACGGCAGCCTCGACAGCGCCACCCGCGCCCGCCTGCAGAATGGCGGTCAGGCCCAGGCGCAGTGGATTTTGTCCCAGATTTACTCGGCGTTTTCCGGCGTCAGCGGCAAGGAGTTACAACACGATCCGCTGATGCTGGTGCGCGGCGCGCAGATGAATCTGGCGCAAAACGCCAGCCACCTGCGGCTGCTCAACGGCTGGCTGGTGGCCCAGGATGCGCAAGGCAACTACTGGTATTTACTGCATGGCGAGCTGGCCGGCTCGTCGTTCGATATGCAGCAAACTCACCGGATGGTAGAGGCGCTGGGCGATCTTAATACGCAACTGAAACGCGAATATCCCCAGGCGCAGGTGCTGGCGCGCGGTACGCTGTTTTACAGTGATTACGCCAGTCAGCAGGCGAAACACGATGTCTCAACGCTTGGCGTCGCCACCGTGCTTGGGGTGATGTTGCTGATTGTGGCGGTGTTCCGCTCCCTGACGCCGCTGCTGCTGTGCCTGCTATCGGTGGGCATCGGCGCGCTGGCAGGCTGCGTATCGGTGCTGCTGGCCTTTGGCGAGTTGCATGTTATGACGCTGGTGATGAGCATGAGCATCATCGGTATTTCCGCAGATTACACGCTTTACTATCTGACCGAGCGCATGGTGCACGGCGCGGAAATGACGCCGTGGCAAAGCCTGGTCAAAGTGCGTAAGGCGCTGCTGATGGCGCTGCTGACCACCGTGGCGGCGTATCTGATTATGATGCTCGCGCCCTTCCCCGGTATCCGCCAGATGGCGCTGTTCGCGGCGGCGGGCCTTAGCGCGTCCTGCCTGACGGTCATTTTCTGGCATCCGTGGCTGTGCCGCCGTTTACCGGTACGCCCGGTGCCAGGCATGGTGTGGCTGATGCGCTGGCTGGCGGCCTGGCGGCGTAATAACGCCTTGCGCATCGGTTTGCCGGTAGCGCTGGCGGTCCTGTCCCTTACCGGAATGGCCCTGCTAAAAGTGAATGACGATATCGCCCAGTTGCAGGCACTGCCCGCCGATATCCTGGCCCAGGAAAAAACTATTACCGCCCTCACCGGCCAGGGCGTCGATCAGAAATGGTTCGTGGTGTATGGCGATAATCCTGAACAGACCCTCCAGCGCCTTGAGGCTTTTACGCCCTTGCTGGCGCAGGCCAAAGAGCAGAGGCTGATTGAAAGCTGGCGGCAAATACCGCTTAATTCCCTCGCCCGCCAGCAGCAGGATGTCGCGCTGATTGAACAGAGCGTGCCCGCAGTGCGTGAGGCGCTAAGCCAGGCGGGGATTGCGTTAACGACGCCGGATATCCGTCCGATGCAGGTGACGCCGTCGCAGTGGCTTAACAGCCCGGTGAGCGAAGGCTGGCGGCTGATGTGGATCACTCTGAAAGACGGCCAGAGCGGCGTACTGGTGCCGGTTAACGGCGTGCGCTCCAGCGATGCGCTGAATCAGCTGACCGAAAAGGCCAGCGGCGTGGTATGGGTCGACCGCAAAGCCCGTTTCGACAGCCTGTTTGCAATGTACCGTACCCTGCTGGGTGGATTATTAGGCGTGGCGCTGCTGATCATCGCCCTCGGCGCGGTAGCGCGGCTGGGCCTGCGCAAAGGGGCGATAAGCCTAGTCCCGTCGCTGCTGTCGCTCTCCACCGGCCTTGCGGTACTGGCGTTTACCGGCCACAGCCTGAATCTGTTTTCCCTGCTGGCGCTGGTGTTGGTATTAGGGATCGGCATTAACTACACGCTGTTTTTCAGCAACCCACGCGGTACGCCGCTGACCTCGCTGCTGGCGGTAAGCGTGGCGATGATCACCACGCTGCTGACGCTCGGCATGTTGGTATTCAGCAACACCCAGGCGATTGCCAGCTTTGGCATTGTGTTGTGCAGCGGCATATTCACCGCGTTTTTGCTGTCGCCGCTGGCGATGCCCGACCGAAAAGAGAGAAAGAAACGATGA
- a CDS encoding outer membrane lipoprotein carrier protein LolA family: MRALAFILLLLGPLAHAVTLDSLQQRFTSQPVVRAHFVQERQIKDMPQPLRSSGEMIIARDKGLLWQQTAPFPMTLMLNDSQMVQVINGQPPQVITAQTNPQMFQFNHLLRALFQADRKVLEQNFRLDFQDKGNNAWQLALTPITTPLDKIFATITLTGSEYLDAIQLDDKQGDKTHITFSQHRLTPAALTDDERQRFAF, encoded by the coding sequence ATGAGAGCCCTTGCTTTTATCCTGTTATTGCTCGGCCCGCTGGCGCACGCCGTCACGCTGGACAGCCTGCAACAGCGCTTTACCTCGCAGCCCGTGGTGCGTGCGCACTTCGTCCAGGAACGGCAGATTAAAGATATGCCCCAGCCGCTGCGCTCGTCCGGCGAGATGATTATCGCCCGGGACAAGGGTCTGCTGTGGCAGCAAACCGCGCCGTTTCCGATGACGTTAATGCTCAACGACAGTCAGATGGTGCAGGTGATCAATGGTCAGCCGCCGCAGGTGATCACCGCCCAGACCAACCCGCAGATGTTTCAGTTCAATCATCTGTTGCGCGCTTTGTTCCAGGCCGATCGCAAGGTGCTGGAGCAGAACTTCCGCCTCGATTTCCAGGACAAAGGCAACAACGCGTGGCAACTGGCGCTTACCCCCATCACCACGCCGCTGGATAAAATTTTCGCCACCATCACCCTGACTGGCAGCGAGTATCTGGATGCCATCCAGCTGGACGATAAGCAGGGTGACAAAACCCATATTACTTTCAGCCAACACCGCCTGACCCCTGCGGCGCTGACCGATGACGAACGTCAACGTTTCGCTTTCTAA